The Pseudanabaena sp. FACHB-2040 genome segment GGCGATACTCCCCCATTCAAAGAGAACAGTTTGCCGCACTCGCCAAAAGCCAGGTTGAGAGAGCGCTGCGAAATTATTTGAACCTATTCGAAAATTTTTATTCCAGCCAAGAAGATGCCATGAGCCCTAGAGACAGTGGTTTTCTTCACAAAGAGATTGAAGATAACATTCCAAAGTTACTAAGCCACTGTATCAAGCAAAAATGGGACAAATTAGGGTGGGAGTTTTTGGTGGAATATCTCAAGAAATATCCTTCTAGGTTTGCCGCTGTCACAAAAACGATAATCTTCTACTTCTCCTATTGCAAACTACAGGAGATTGGCTTTAAGGAGGGGCTTCAGAAGTTTCGCACGGTTTATGGCAAATACTTGAGCCGGAGGATGCTGGCTCAATCCAAAGAAACAATTTAGTAAAATAGCTTGACATAGTTTTGACAGCACTAAAGATTGTTTTAATACAAGATATTTTGGTCGATTTTTCAAAACATATTTTATTAGAAGTTCCAAAGATATGTGAATTGCTATGAAAATCGCCTTTCTAGTTGGCAACTTTCCATCTCTATCTGAAACTTTTGTTCTGAACCAAATTACAGGTTTGATAGATCTGGGTCATGAAATAGATATCTACGCTACAAGGCCCTTCAACCTTGAAGCGGTTCATAGGGACGTCGAAAAATACGATTTACTGAGTCGTACTTTCTACTATCCGGTTTTGCCTTCAAACTATTGGCTACGGATTATCAAAGGGATTGGCATCTTGTTAACTTGGGGAGTTCGATATCCCTTTATTTGGAAAACCCTCAATTTCTTCCAGTTTCAGCGATACGCTTCATCCTTCAGATTCTTGTATCAAACAGTTCCTTTTCTTAAGCAAAGGTTGCCCAAGTACGACTTTATTCTTTGCCATTTCGGCCATGTTGGCAAAAAGGGAAACTGCCTCAGAAAAATAGGGGCCGTTCAGGGCAAGTTGGGCACCGTTTTTCATGGCTGGGATCTGACTGAGTACATCCAGGAAGAAGGAAAGCAGGTCTATGATGAGCTTTTTTCTGAAGGCGATCTGTTTTTGCCTATTAGCAATCGTTGGAAAAATCTTCTCGTTGATTTAGGCTGCCCAAAGGACAAAACTTTTGTCCATCGCATGGGAATTGATTGCGAGCAGTTCAAATTTAAGCCACACCAGCCCAACTCCTCTGAAACTATTCACATTGCCACTGTTGCTCGTCTCACAGAAAAAAAGGGTATCGAATACGGTATCAGGGCAGCCGCCAAGATTAAGCAGGCTTACCCAAACTTTAGTTACACCATTGTGGGTGACGGTCCACTCAAAGCAGACTTAGAGAGCCTAATTCAACAGCTGCATGTTGAGAATGTCGTTAAGCTGTTGGGGTGGAAGCAGCGTGATGATGTAATCGCTATTTTGAACCGAGCAGTTTTTCTCTTAGCTCCCAGTGTTACAGCCCGTAATGGAGATCAGGAAGGTATTCCGGTTGCCATTATGGAGGCGATGGCAATGGGCTTGGTTGTAGTCAGTACTCAGCACAGCGGCATTCCGGAATTGGTGGTGGACAAGGTTTCCGGCTTTTTGGCTGCAGAGCGAGATGCCGATGCACTGGCAGAGTTAGTGATTTGCCTTATCCAGCAACCCGAACTTTGTAGAGAGATCAGCCAAAGAGGACGAACACAGGTCGAGGAAAATTATGACATCCAGCAATTAAACCTTCGGTTATCCAAACTCCTTGAGGAGGCTGTTGCATCTCCTCAGAAGAGGAATCCCACAATAGCTGTTGGGAATAGCTTAAGGGCTATCTGACTCCGTCAGCAGCCAAATCAGATGTCTAGCCTTTCCTTTACTCCAAAATTATGAACATTCTGTTAGCGCTTCATTACGATTTAGGCCCCAATGCAGGGGCTGCTGGCAGTACTTACAATTTGGGCCATTACTATCGGAAGTTGGGGCATCAGGTCTATTTCTACTCAACCAGTGATCAGCCTCGGAGAATGATCTCTGGTAAGCTAAGACGGGCAACTTTTTCAATATTTCTTGCCCGGCATATCTCTTCACTGTTGGCAAAAGTTCCCATTGATGTCATTGATGCCTCAACTGGGGATGCTTGGATTTGGGGCCAATTTCTACGTAAGCAAAACTCGCAACACCCTTTGCTTGTTACTCGTAGCCACGGCTTAGAGCATCTAGAACACATGGCTCGCTTAGATGAGGTCAAGAAAGGCAATCTTAAATTGAGCTGGAAATATCCGCTGTACTACGGTGGCTTTAAGCTTTGGGAAGAGGCTGCCTCTTTTCGCTGTGCTGATTTGGCTTTTGCACTTAACCAGGAAGAAGCCAACTACATCACTAACGGGTTTGGACTCGATCGTGCCCAGGTTTATGTTTTTCCTAACGGCATTCCTGAATCATTTCTCAATCGACCCTTCTCCCCGCTACCAACGGAAGAATCAGTGCCGATTCGAATTGCTCAAATCGGCACCTACATTGCCAGGAAAGGGATTCAATATGCTAAGCCTGCTATTAACCACATACTCAAACGCCATCCCAATGTTGAGTTTACCTTTCTCGGCACTCAATGCCCGGAATGTCCGACGGCAGAGCAGGTCTATCAAGACTTTGAGCCTGATCTGCATGAGCGCATTCGGGTAATCCCTCGGTATGACCACGACCAACTCCCTGAACTGCTCGAAGGACACCATATCAAGCTCTTTCCGACAATTTCTGAGGGTTTTGGCAAAGCTCTGATTGAAGCCATGGCCTGTGGGTTAGCGCCGGTAACTAGTGCCGCATCAGGTCCCCTAGAGATCGTAAAGGATGGTCACGACGGCCTTGTTGTCCCCATTGCAGATAGCCAGGCGATCGAGCAGGCGCTAGAGAAGCTGATTTGCGATCGCACTTTCCTAGAGCAGCTCCGTAAAAATGCTTACCTCAGTGCTCAAGAATATAGCTGGGAAAAAATCGCCCGCAGAAGAACTGAAGCCTACGAGAA includes the following:
- a CDS encoding glycosyltransferase, whose translation is MKIAFLVGNFPSLSETFVLNQITGLIDLGHEIDIYATRPFNLEAVHRDVEKYDLLSRTFYYPVLPSNYWLRIIKGIGILLTWGVRYPFIWKTLNFFQFQRYASSFRFLYQTVPFLKQRLPKYDFILCHFGHVGKKGNCLRKIGAVQGKLGTVFHGWDLTEYIQEEGKQVYDELFSEGDLFLPISNRWKNLLVDLGCPKDKTFVHRMGIDCEQFKFKPHQPNSSETIHIATVARLTEKKGIEYGIRAAAKIKQAYPNFSYTIVGDGPLKADLESLIQQLHVENVVKLLGWKQRDDVIAILNRAVFLLAPSVTARNGDQEGIPVAIMEAMAMGLVVVSTQHSGIPELVVDKVSGFLAAERDADALAELVICLIQQPELCREISQRGRTQVEENYDIQQLNLRLSKLLEEAVASPQKRNPTIAVGNSLRAI
- a CDS encoding glycosyltransferase family 4 protein; this encodes MNILLALHYDLGPNAGAAGSTYNLGHYYRKLGHQVYFYSTSDQPRRMISGKLRRATFSIFLARHISSLLAKVPIDVIDASTGDAWIWGQFLRKQNSQHPLLVTRSHGLEHLEHMARLDEVKKGNLKLSWKYPLYYGGFKLWEEAASFRCADLAFALNQEEANYITNGFGLDRAQVYVFPNGIPESFLNRPFSPLPTEESVPIRIAQIGTYIARKGIQYAKPAINHILKRHPNVEFTFLGTQCPECPTAEQVYQDFEPDLHERIRVIPRYDHDQLPELLEGHHIKLFPTISEGFGKALIEAMACGLAPVTSAASGPLEIVKDGHDGLVVPIADSQAIEQALEKLICDRTFLEQLRKNAYLSAQEYSWEKIARRRTEAYEKALATTTAGS